Proteins encoded by one window of Clostridium perfringens:
- a CDS encoding DUF6514 family protein has translation MKIVKNLYKEINLEDKCYKFCYRLIESCFKGTTVYGIEVERKDFKDSDLINIERDSVDKISPNKDKVEVLVEKLHKYEVSPIHLIDVIGEDVDNCVADFAF, from the coding sequence ATGAAAATCGTAAAAAATCTGTATAAGGAAATAAATTTAGAAGATAAATGTTACAAATTCTGTTATAGATTAATAGAAAGTTGTTTTAAGGGAACAACAGTGTATGGAATAGAAGTTGAAAGAAAAGATTTTAAGGATTCAGATTTAATTAATATAGAAAGAGATTCAGTTGATAAGATATCTCCAAATAAAGATAAGGTAGAAGTCTTAGTGGAGAAATTGCATAAGTACGAAGTATCACCTATACATCTAATTGATGTTATAGGTGAAGACGTTGATAACTGTGTGGCTGATTTTGCTTTCTAG
- the acpS gene encoding holo-ACP synthase produces MIIGIGVDIIEIERVRQAIQNNKNFLSKLFTEREIDYFISRNMNSEVIAGNFAAKEAVSKALGTGIRGFSFKDIEILRNELGKPEVILHNGANLIGNKLVGNNNSLRVHLSISHNNSSAIAYSVLEGEYYGNM; encoded by the coding sequence ATGATAATAGGTATTGGTGTGGACATCATTGAAATAGAAAGAGTTAGACAAGCTATTCAAAATAATAAAAATTTTTTAAGTAAGTTATTTACTGAAAGAGAAATAGATTATTTTATTAGTAGAAACATGAATAGTGAGGTTATAGCTGGAAATTTTGCTGCTAAGGAAGCTGTAAGTAAGGCTTTAGGAACTGGTATAAGGGGATTCTCTTTTAAAGATATTGAAATTCTTAGAAATGAATTAGGAAAACCTGAAGTTATTTTGCATAATGGTGCAAATTTAATAGGAAATAAATTAGTTGGAAATAATAATTCACTAAGGGTACATTTAAGTATCTCTCATAATAATAGTAGTGCAATTGCATATTCTGTTTTGGAGGGTGAATATTATGGAAATATGTAG
- a CDS encoding endo-beta-N-acetylglucosaminidase, with protein MTNKQKMRKRRRALLCVFAAFAFSFNPLGKIAYATPKQDTSVVNYVKTQEETSNSIQNQPISSYWYPEDLLKWSANNDKDAKFNKSTVPLAKRVEKDKLDTINDTQNKDVKVVAISIMNANTSGNPSQGSNKFSANTFSYWQYIDKLVYWGGSAGEGLIVPPSPDVTDSAHRNGVPVLGTVFFPMTAHGGKMEWLNKFLEKDANGNFPIVDKLIEVAENYGFDGWFINQETEGTEQEPLTPEHAKLMQELIKQFKAKSNGKFEIMWYDSMTKDGDMDWQNALTDKNEYFLLDGDKNKVADSMFLNFWWTYNSLKDKDLLRVSNEKAKEIGINPYDLYAGIDVQANGYKTPLRWTHYQRDDQAPFTSLGLYCPSWTYFDAKTPEQFQENESRLWVNEHGDPSKATNAQGVDWRGISTYSVEKSAVTSLPFTTNFNMGNGYDFYVNGNKVSTQDWNNRSLNDIMPTYRWVISNEENNNVKADIDYTTAYYGGNSIKLSGYLAEGKASTIKLYSSDLTLPEGVQFTTTAKANGNTVDMDLVLTFHDGTETTISADKKLGTDWTKLTYDVSPYVGKSIKTISYKLSSPVCVDNFSANLGNITIEIPNSSSKVNISNAKLNDVDFKDGIYAGARLSWSPEGNSSDVHHYEIYRVMNDGTKVLLGATPNTSYYVSDLRRNDKETNTNFEVIAVNKNYNRGNSQSINMEWPDYPAPTASFKVSNTLIAPGQSVTFTNTSSEVTEEIQWKFPGAKVESSTEQNPTVTYEKEGVYPVILTAKNSSGENVETKTELITVTNAAKDGLVNLSLNKSATASSFVNENEAPQYALDGNVKTKWCAVGSAPHTLTIDLGDIKTIGELEISHAEAGGESSGMNTKAYSLEVSNDGENFTPVLNVDDNTKAISNDAFPVTKARYVRLNIIQPTQGADSAARIYEVAVKGLDGNVDLPPVINPDDSNKPVDPDKPVNPDKPNNPESPDNPGNTDKPVNPDQPGDSEKPENPNKPGDTENSGEKPSEPSALVSKEITENSALLSWKAPEKVDLIKEYVIYQDGKEIGRVPADKTPLEFLAKDLKPNTKYNFQVSSIDKNGKESDKISLEVTTNKKDNGNLPNTGSPIGAGTLATTGLALSSAGVYLTLKKKKNK; from the coding sequence ATGACTAACAAACAAAAAATGCGTAAGCGTAGAAGGGCTTTACTTTGTGTTTTTGCAGCATTTGCATTTTCTTTTAATCCTTTAGGAAAGATAGCTTACGCAACACCTAAACAAGATACAAGTGTTGTAAATTATGTGAAAACTCAAGAAGAAACTTCAAACTCAATTCAGAATCAACCAATCTCATCTTATTGGTATCCAGAAGATTTATTAAAATGGAGTGCTAACAATGATAAAGATGCAAAGTTTAATAAAAGCACAGTTCCATTAGCAAAAAGAGTCGAAAAAGATAAACTTGATACTATTAATGACACTCAAAATAAAGATGTTAAAGTTGTAGCAATTTCAATAATGAATGCTAACACTAGTGGTAATCCATCACAAGGTTCAAATAAATTTAGTGCTAATACATTCTCTTATTGGCAATACATAGATAAATTAGTTTACTGGGGCGGATCAGCTGGAGAAGGATTAATAGTTCCTCCAAGTCCAGATGTTACTGACTCAGCACACAGAAATGGGGTTCCTGTTTTAGGTACTGTATTCTTCCCTATGACAGCTCATGGTGGAAAAATGGAATGGTTAAATAAATTCCTTGAAAAAGATGCTAATGGAAACTTCCCTATAGTAGATAAATTAATTGAAGTTGCAGAAAACTATGGCTTTGATGGTTGGTTCATAAATCAAGAAACAGAAGGAACTGAACAAGAACCTTTAACTCCTGAACATGCTAAGCTTATGCAAGAATTAATAAAGCAATTTAAAGCTAAGTCTAACGGAAAATTTGAAATCATGTGGTATGATTCCATGACAAAAGATGGGGATATGGATTGGCAAAATGCTTTAACTGATAAAAATGAATATTTCTTATTAGATGGAGATAAAAACAAAGTTGCTGATAGTATGTTCTTAAATTTCTGGTGGACATATAATAGTTTAAAAGATAAAGATTTATTAAGAGTATCTAATGAAAAAGCTAAAGAAATAGGAATAAACCCTTATGACTTATATGCTGGAATAGATGTTCAAGCAAATGGATATAAAACTCCTCTTAGATGGACTCATTATCAAAGAGATGACCAAGCTCCATTTACTTCATTAGGTCTATATTGTCCAAGCTGGACTTATTTCGATGCTAAAACTCCAGAACAATTCCAAGAAAACGAAAGTAGATTATGGGTTAATGAACATGGTGATCCATCAAAGGCAACTAATGCTCAAGGAGTTGATTGGAGAGGGATTTCAACATACTCTGTTGAAAAAAGTGCTGTAACTAGCCTTCCATTTACAACTAACTTTAATATGGGTAATGGATATGATTTTTATGTTAATGGTAATAAAGTATCTACTCAAGATTGGAATAATAGAAGTTTAAATGATATAATGCCAACTTACAGATGGGTTATTTCAAATGAAGAAAATAATAATGTAAAAGCTGACATAGATTATACTACTGCTTACTATGGTGGTAACTCAATTAAACTTTCTGGTTACCTAGCTGAAGGAAAAGCTTCTACAATAAAACTTTATAGTTCTGATTTGACTTTACCTGAAGGTGTACAATTCACTACTACTGCTAAGGCTAATGGAAATACTGTAGATATGGATTTAGTTCTTACATTCCATGATGGTACAGAAACTACTATTTCTGCTGATAAGAAACTTGGTACTGATTGGACTAAACTTACTTATGATGTTTCACCATATGTAGGAAAATCAATTAAAACTATTTCTTATAAACTTTCAAGCCCAGTATGTGTTGATAACTTCTCTGCAAACTTAGGTAATATAACAATAGAAATTCCTAACTCAAGTTCAAAAGTAAATATATCTAATGCTAAATTAAATGATGTTGACTTTAAAGATGGAATATATGCAGGTGCTAGACTTTCATGGAGTCCTGAAGGAAATTCTTCTGATGTACATCATTATGAAATTTACAGAGTTATGAATGATGGAACTAAAGTTTTACTAGGTGCAACTCCTAATACAAGTTATTATGTTAGTGATTTAAGAAGAAATGATAAAGAAACAAATACTAATTTTGAGGTAATTGCTGTTAACAAAAACTATAACAGAGGAAATAGTCAAAGTATAAATATGGAATGGCCTGATTATCCTGCCCCAACAGCATCATTTAAGGTTTCAAATACCCTAATAGCCCCAGGACAATCAGTAACCTTTACTAACACTAGTTCTGAAGTTACAGAAGAAATCCAATGGAAATTCCCAGGTGCTAAAGTTGAAAGTAGTACAGAACAAAATCCAACTGTTACTTATGAAAAAGAAGGTGTTTATCCAGTAATACTTACTGCTAAAAACTCTTCTGGAGAAAATGTAGAAACTAAAACTGAACTTATAACTGTTACAAATGCTGCAAAAGATGGTTTAGTAAACTTATCACTTAATAAATCAGCTACAGCATCAAGCTTTGTAAACGAGAATGAAGCTCCTCAATATGCTTTAGATGGAAATGTTAAAACTAAATGGTGTGCCGTAGGCTCTGCTCCTCATACATTAACAATAGATTTAGGAGATATTAAAACTATAGGAGAATTAGAAATAAGCCATGCAGAAGCAGGTGGAGAAAGCAGTGGTATGAACACTAAAGCTTACTCTCTTGAAGTTAGTAATGATGGTGAAAACTTTACTCCTGTATTAAATGTAGATGATAATACAAAGGCTATAAGCAATGATGCTTTCCCTGTTACTAAAGCTAGATATGTTAGATTAAATATTATTCAGCCAACTCAAGGTGCAGACTCTGCAGCTAGAATATACGAGGTTGCTGTAAAGGGATTAGATGGAAATGTTGATTTACCACCTGTAATAAACCCTGATGATTCAAATAAACCAGTTGATCCTGATAAGCCAGTAAATCCAGACAAACCAAACAATCCTGAAAGCCCAGATAATCCTGGTAATACAGATAAACCTGTTAATCCTGATCAACCTGGCGATTCTGAAAAACCAGAAAATCCAAACAAACCTGGTGATACAGAAAATTCAGGTGAAAAACCTTCTGAGCCATCTGCTTTAGTTAGTAAAGAAATTACTGAAAATAGTGCTTTATTAAGTTGGAAGGCTCCTGAAAAAGTAGACTTAATTAAAGAGTACGTTATTTATCAAGATGGAAAAGAAATTGGTAGAGTTCCTGCTGACAAAACTCCACTTGAGTTCTTAGCTAAAGACTTAAAACCTAATACTAAATATAACTTCCAAGTATCTTCAATTGATAAAAACGGAAAAGAATCAGATAAAATATCATTAGAAGTTACTACAAATAAAAAAGATAATGGAAATTTACCTAATACAGGATCACCTATAGGGGCTGGTACTTTAGCTACTACTGGACTTGCTTTATCATCTGCTGGTGTTTATTTAACTTTAAAGAAAAAAAAAAATAAATAA